The following are from one region of the Acidobacteriota bacterium genome:
- a CDS encoding type III polyketide synthase, with translation MKTRNPEPRTPNPTFQPRFRFALKDFHHLQPGFVSDQATITGWLGWAHANAQEKIHHREEAFDRVGFEAHIQRLLRRLNHRADAVVTRQHALKDFLHFDQSAMRIFGSDQPPTGAVAQDRMAFFQEIATTAFAEFFPLADSPPTDLIHVTCTGYLAPSCAQQLVEKRHWSTITRVTHAYHMGCYAAFPTLRLAGGFLSRERFEGNTRARVDVVHTELCTLHLNPALHSIEQLVIQSLFADGLIKYSAVNLEPETVIGSPHLTVFAQHEQILPDSADAMTWVCSEWGMHMTLARTVPELIARALPAFLEVLSQKAGFDAEGLRSGARFAIHPGGPKIVADIQSLLKLSEVQVAASKQVLAECGNMSSATLPHIWERLLKDDRVPSGTMIVSLAFGPGLTMCGTVMEKQAE, from the coding sequence ATGAAAACCCGGAACCCCGAACCCCGAACCCCGAACCCTACATTTCAACCCCGATTCCGCTTTGCCCTGAAAGACTTTCATCATCTTCAACCAGGGTTTGTCAGTGATCAGGCAACGATTACCGGGTGGTTGGGTTGGGCACATGCCAACGCGCAAGAGAAGATTCACCACCGCGAAGAGGCGTTTGATCGGGTCGGATTTGAGGCTCACATCCAACGCTTGTTGCGGCGTTTAAACCATCGAGCCGATGCCGTCGTCACCAGACAACACGCGCTCAAAGATTTTCTCCATTTTGATCAATCAGCCATGCGAATTTTTGGGAGTGACCAGCCTCCGACCGGAGCGGTTGCCCAGGATCGCATGGCTTTTTTTCAGGAAATTGCCACCACGGCCTTTGCCGAGTTTTTCCCCCTCGCTGATTCTCCTCCAACCGATCTGATCCATGTGACCTGCACCGGGTATTTAGCGCCAAGCTGTGCCCAACAACTGGTTGAAAAACGTCACTGGAGCACCATCACACGGGTCACCCACGCCTACCATATGGGGTGTTATGCAGCGTTTCCAACGTTGCGGCTCGCAGGTGGGTTTTTGAGCCGTGAACGGTTTGAAGGAAACACCCGTGCCCGCGTGGATGTGGTTCACACCGAACTCTGTACTCTGCACCTGAATCCGGCCCTCCATTCCATTGAACAGCTTGTCATCCAAAGCCTGTTTGCCGATGGGTTGATCAAGTATTCGGCGGTCAATCTTGAACCTGAAACTGTGATTGGGTCACCACACCTCACGGTTTTCGCCCAGCACGAACAAATTCTTCCCGATTCAGCCGATGCCATGACCTGGGTTTGCTCAGAGTGGGGTATGCACATGACGCTGGCGCGAACCGTTCCGGAACTGATTGCCCGTGCCCTGCCTGCATTTTTGGAAGTACTTTCCCAAAAAGCTGGGTTTGACGCCGAAGGGCTCAGATCAGGTGCTCGCTTTGCTATTCACCCGGGAGGCCCGAAGATTGTGGCGGATATTCAATCCTTACTCAAATTAAGCGAAGTCCAGGTGGCCGCCAGCAAGCAGGTGCTGGCGGAATGTGGAAACATGTCGTCAGCAACCCTGCCGCATATTTGGGAGCGGCTTTTAAAAGATGACAGAGTCCCATCTGGAACAATGATTGTTAGCCTCGCTTTTGGTCCGGGCCTGACCATGTGCGGCACTGTGATGGAAAAACAGGCCGAATGA
- a CDS encoding protein kinase: MASLTWEDKLLQRAVDQGLVPASVFLEPVTITIPAANLNRDTPFRYGPKVDPLIDQGIISEFQVQSLLRQMKAEGSFDANQEGVSRWPTHFLEDSLPNGELTLQPKTLTDPNPYPPIEDPFPVENWDRYEFLGRLGEGGMGCVYLAWDKQLSRTVALKFIRSGSRQLEERFKLEARAQARIEHENICKVFEVGEVNGQTYIAMQFITGKSLHDAHKEMTLSQKVFVIKTVAEALHTAHRLGIIHRDIKPANIIVETTDEGSLRPVVMDFGLAREAGADGMTETGAILGTPAYMSPEQARGEIHHLDRRTDVYSLGATLYELVTGRPPFQAENAIKTVLKVIHHDPVPIGNLVPQIPADVQTIVMKCLEKEPLRRYDSALDLAGDLQRYLDGEPITARYSTIFYRIKKRLLKNKLAFGIAVTSLLLMTGMAGIALRNEMRTRQQAQLAQMFISEAEQIETNLRLAYMSPAHDVRAEQQAVRQHLKHLEERIEEAGSLAEGVGNYALGRAYLALTDYDQANTHLQVAENAGMKSPELDYALGRTLGEFFRRELARQVPAESERERKQRLKGLEETYAVPALKHLEAYANSGGWMRTEEAAYVRGLIAFYRRDYPQALEKAQEALVQRPWFSEAVLLIGDIHRTQGNEYLALKKIEKSLEQFQLAHGAYAQATEISRSHPQVFESKADCAASVFEAIVYRNAFETREDTEIRQQFAQTILICDQALAVQPDNPRVWLAKARCKWRMADILAVWRQFTESEKLVDDALESATQALEINPQFADANATIGRIWYIKGLNANDLKQDVTPFLQNSIRYLEQAIHQKPDQALFHYNLGLAYFLLDLYQRRHGLDNTLAQQQLIMALEASLQHNPTHIRSLITLAGAYAEQAHQEWQRGNSPLFFYRQAISLVERALQVNETDLRAIEAVGTLYLERATFEILRGQDASSWIQLAAEAKQKLHALSREKPTEVYLAGYIEFTKARNEFEILNHLSPDLRTARNLFKQVEYELLPESFTPDYFQTLGNLELLEAQIAIRNGKTPTQAFANSRASFTKALAAEPANPNILFLIVKSYNLELNHLWAQRKPMQSVIEASTRFAELLAGTPFLENEKKAELALWRLHQAQAESGDTRLQKIQIAHDQLQEIISGNQWLTRSYQHFLSDNPEKIEN; encoded by the coding sequence ATGGCATCGCTCACCTGGGAAGATAAGCTGTTGCAGCGCGCCGTTGATCAGGGCCTGGTGCCAGCCTCGGTGTTTCTTGAACCAGTTACCATCACCATTCCGGCGGCCAATCTCAATCGAGACACCCCTTTTCGATATGGACCCAAGGTAGATCCTCTCATTGATCAGGGAATTATTTCTGAGTTCCAGGTTCAGTCGCTGCTTCGGCAAATGAAAGCTGAAGGGAGTTTCGATGCGAACCAGGAAGGTGTCTCCCGATGGCCAACTCACTTTTTGGAAGACAGTCTGCCCAATGGGGAACTGACTCTTCAGCCCAAAACGCTGACTGACCCCAACCCTTACCCGCCGATTGAAGATCCTTTTCCAGTTGAGAATTGGGATCGATATGAATTCTTGGGCCGACTGGGCGAAGGGGGGATGGGATGTGTCTATCTGGCCTGGGATAAACAGCTTAGCCGTACCGTTGCGCTGAAATTTATTCGCAGCGGAAGCCGTCAACTCGAAGAACGTTTTAAACTCGAAGCCCGCGCTCAGGCCCGCATTGAGCATGAAAATATCTGCAAAGTTTTTGAGGTTGGCGAGGTGAACGGGCAAACCTACATCGCGATGCAGTTTATTACTGGAAAGTCCCTGCATGACGCCCACAAAGAAATGACTCTGAGCCAGAAAGTGTTTGTCATCAAAACAGTGGCCGAAGCCCTCCACACCGCACATCGGCTGGGAATCATTCACCGCGATATTAAGCCAGCCAATATCATAGTTGAAACAACCGATGAGGGCAGCCTCCGGCCAGTGGTGATGGACTTTGGGTTAGCACGCGAAGCAGGCGCGGATGGAATGACTGAAACGGGGGCGATTTTGGGAACTCCAGCCTATATGTCGCCCGAACAGGCACGTGGGGAAATCCATCATCTGGACCGGCGAACTGACGTCTATAGCCTGGGGGCCACGCTCTATGAATTAGTCACGGGTCGCCCTCCGTTCCAGGCTGAAAACGCAATCAAAACGGTGCTCAAGGTCATCCATCACGATCCGGTTCCGATTGGAAATCTGGTGCCCCAGATTCCGGCTGATGTTCAAACCATTGTTATGAAGTGTTTGGAAAAAGAGCCGTTACGCCGTTATGACTCAGCCCTGGATCTGGCTGGAGATTTGCAGCGCTATCTGGATGGTGAGCCGATTACCGCCCGCTATTCGACTATTTTCTATCGGATCAAAAAACGGCTGTTGAAAAACAAACTGGCGTTTGGCATCGCGGTTACTTCGCTCTTGTTGATGACCGGGATGGCTGGAATTGCCCTCAGAAATGAAATGCGAACCCGCCAGCAAGCCCAACTGGCTCAAATGTTTATCTCTGAAGCCGAACAGATTGAGACCAACCTTCGATTGGCATATATGTCGCCGGCCCACGATGTACGGGCAGAGCAGCAGGCAGTTCGCCAACACCTGAAACACCTTGAGGAACGCATCGAAGAAGCAGGTAGTCTGGCTGAAGGGGTTGGAAATTATGCACTGGGGCGGGCCTATCTAGCACTCACTGATTATGATCAGGCAAATACCCACCTGCAGGTGGCCGAAAATGCCGGAATGAAAAGCCCTGAACTGGATTATGCCCTTGGTCGCACACTCGGCGAATTTTTTCGGCGTGAACTGGCCCGGCAGGTCCCGGCGGAATCCGAACGAGAACGGAAGCAGCGCTTGAAAGGACTTGAGGAAACCTATGCGGTTCCAGCTTTAAAACATTTGGAAGCCTACGCCAATTCTGGCGGTTGGATGCGCACCGAAGAAGCCGCCTATGTTCGAGGATTGATTGCCTTTTATCGGCGTGACTATCCCCAGGCCCTGGAGAAAGCTCAGGAAGCACTGGTCCAAAGACCCTGGTTTTCTGAGGCAGTGCTTTTGATTGGCGATATTCATCGAACCCAGGGCAATGAATATCTCGCTTTAAAAAAGATTGAGAAGTCACTTGAGCAGTTTCAACTGGCCCACGGGGCGTATGCACAGGCGACTGAAATCAGCCGGAGCCATCCCCAGGTTTTTGAATCAAAAGCTGATTGTGCGGCTTCGGTTTTTGAGGCAATTGTGTATCGCAATGCCTTTGAAACCCGCGAAGATACCGAAATTCGCCAACAGTTTGCACAGACAATCCTGATTTGTGATCAGGCGCTGGCGGTTCAACCTGATAATCCACGGGTGTGGTTGGCCAAAGCCCGATGCAAATGGCGAATGGCAGATATTCTGGCCGTTTGGCGACAGTTTACCGAATCTGAAAAACTGGTTGACGACGCCCTGGAATCCGCCACCCAAGCGCTCGAAATCAATCCTCAATTCGCCGATGCCAATGCCACAATTGGCCGCATCTGGTACATCAAAGGTTTGAACGCCAATGATTTAAAGCAGGATGTTACACCCTTTCTTCAGAACTCAATTCGATATCTGGAACAGGCCATCCACCAAAAACCAGACCAGGCTCTATTTCACTATAATCTTGGATTGGCGTATTTCTTGCTGGATTTGTACCAACGACGGCATGGCCTGGATAATACATTAGCCCAGCAACAACTCATCATGGCACTGGAGGCGTCTCTTCAGCATAATCCAACCCACATCAGGTCATTGATTACACTGGCTGGGGCCTATGCCGAACAGGCTCATCAGGAATGGCAACGCGGCAACTCACCACTCTTTTTTTACCGGCAGGCCATATCGCTTGTTGAACGCGCATTGCAGGTCAATGAGACTGACCTGCGTGCAATCGAAGCCGTTGGAACGCTTTACCTGGAACGAGCCACATTTGAAATCCTTCGAGGTCAAGATGCCAGTTCCTGGATTCAACTCGCCGCCGAAGCAAAGCAAAAATTACATGCCTTGTCACGCGAAAAACCAACTGAGGTCTATCTGGCGGGGTATATTGAATTCACCAAAGCTCGGAACGAGTTTGAAATCCTGAATCATCTTTCACCGGATCTGAGAACTGCCCGCAATCTATTCAAACAAGTCGAATATGAACTCCTTCCGGAATCGTTCACTCCAGACTATTTCCAAACCCTGGGCAATCTGGAGCTGCTTGAGGCACAAATCGCCATTCGAAATGGAAAAACGCCAACCCAGGCGTTTGCAAATTCCAGAGCCTCTTTCACCAAAGCGCTTGCGGCTGAGCCAGCCAATCCAAACATCCTGTTTTTGATCGTGAAAAGCTACAATTTGGAACTCAACCACCTGTGGGCACAACGCAAGCCAATGCAGTCAGTTATCGAGGCATCAACCAGATTTGCGGAATTGCTGGCCGGCACGCCTTTCCTTGAAAATGAGAAAAAAGCGGAACTGGCACTCTGGCGACTCCATCAGGCACAGGCTGAGTCGGGTGATACTCGATTGCAGAAAATACAAATCGCTCATGACCAGCTCCAGGAAATCATCTCTGGAAATCAATGGCTGACCAGATCATATCAACACTTCTTGAGCGACAACCCAGAGAAAATTGAGAATTGA
- the ubiG gene encoding 3-demethylubiquinone-9 3-O-methyltransferase, producing the protein MPQQPRVAVNNEIYHQLGERWYTAQDDPVALLRAEAALRNPWMVEQIQNHFETSQLSVLDIGCGGGFLTNLLAKPGFRVVGLDQSVESLAVARLYDTTGTVQYDQGDAYRLPYPDQSFDVVCSMDFLEHVDDPKQVVAEASRVIKPGGMFFFSTFNRNPLSWLVVIKGVEWFVKNTPPHMHVYHLFIKPSELGRFCLDCGFADPTFYGLRPSLNRAFFQMLVTRVVPPDFSFTFSNSLQTGYLGVAIKQP; encoded by the coding sequence ATGCCGCAACAACCCCGCGTAGCGGTCAACAATGAAATCTATCATCAACTTGGCGAACGCTGGTACACGGCTCAGGACGATCCGGTGGCGCTGCTGCGGGCCGAAGCCGCGCTACGCAACCCCTGGATGGTTGAACAAATCCAGAACCACTTTGAAACCAGTCAGTTATCGGTTCTTGATATCGGATGTGGTGGCGGTTTTTTAACCAATTTACTGGCGAAGCCCGGATTTCGAGTGGTGGGCCTTGACCAGTCAGTTGAAAGCCTGGCCGTGGCCCGACTCTATGACACAACAGGAACAGTTCAGTATGACCAGGGAGATGCGTACCGGTTGCCCTATCCGGATCAATCATTTGACGTTGTTTGTTCAATGGACTTTCTGGAACATGTTGATGACCCAAAACAGGTTGTCGCCGAAGCTTCGCGCGTCATCAAACCCGGCGGAATGTTTTTCTTTTCAACGTTTAACCGGAATCCGCTGAGCTGGCTGGTGGTTATCAAAGGCGTTGAATGGTTTGTCAAAAATACACCGCCTCACATGCACGTCTATCATCTCTTTATAAAACCATCTGAACTGGGCCGGTTTTGCCTCGATTGTGGGTTTGCCGATCCAACCTTCTACGGATTGCGCCCCAGCCTCAATCGAGCGTTTTTTCAGATGCTGGTCACACGCGTCGTCCCACCCGATTTTTCCTTCACTTTTTCAAACTCATTGCAAACCGGGTATTTAGGCGTTGCAATAAAACAACCCTAA
- a CDS encoding TonB-dependent receptor: MRRYVQTWVLCLVLGCLVSPVCNTPIYAQSQVNAADLLGQVTDPNGAALAGVKVTLRNPQTGYTRETTSKEDGTYQFLAVPSGKYEIAAEAEGFSKYLSQDISLTIGQVAKFEVVMQVGNVTDEVITVTATQLIETGRTSVAETINQTAINNLPSNGRSYVNFTLLTSTTTRDNQPSLGPAPTSGLNFGGQRARANNVSIDGADATDNATNGVRATVSQEAVQEFQIQTNSYAAEFGRASSAVINIVSKTGSNDIHGNVFAFLRDQSVSARNPFSLDPDYPATRFQGGFTLGGPIKRDRTFFFLAFEATQRQETGFNQIGNDNFGLSAVSPGDLAAAVGPFPALLTPAQQAFVQNSAVPFATRATYFGLAREASTVALTGRTLAGLPIFPATRVPLPGSYVALRSLLGNYPQSEKTYFPSLRIDHRFNNNNNFFVRGSFTSTTVTGTPSNGQNQPTGINALSRTGFTGSRDFSLVAQNVTTGASYVNEARFQYARRGLNYGPQGSTVAVEVSGFASFGREPFSPVFRTEQRFQATDNMTLIRGDHTIKFGVDYNLVKTNALFEVNFSGLYSFNNLLVTDPLLASLQFPANAPPFSPVQSYGLGFPESFVQSFGDPTSVFNNPEIGAFVQDSWKITPHLTLNYGVRYDVELTETFPAVTELNRLAEDYLNIQQGLPRDYNNVAPRIAISWDPFKDGKTAIKAAYGLFYGRPLLGVSFLSDVNDGAQSPFLAVPGLVGGVNLFQGAQITPGPGPTVPGYLQGQQRFDPFNPALGNQATLLQISPILPQTLHLSRNFKYDYTGQANLSVERQLTSDIGLGVTYSFIKGSQLLRPRNINQANQDLLFQFRRGLAGDRSSPLFALAQIVGPGGELIFNQFRATGPNFAFAQAQGLPEVTVRQLAAAFGLPQVPGMFIPFFNVKNYESSGSSVYHALTVNVNKRFSNNFQLLGSYTWSHAIDDSTDIQTQQEPQDNSNPGQDRSNSNFDQRHRFVFNSVFQSPFKRKDGGALNYFLADWTFSPIIELSSGRPFNIFTNDDRTSVNSASTARPNVVPLGTAGSFPSPDGKVGLALPPLGSVGNLARNFYRTPGYASVDFRLARKFFLPPNERANIEFIFEAFNVFNRTNVSEVLFFYERAGQPSNAFPARQLQFALKVNF, from the coding sequence ATGCGCAGGTATGTCCAAACGTGGGTACTGTGTCTGGTGCTCGGGTGTTTGGTAAGCCCGGTCTGCAATACCCCAATTTACGCCCAATCTCAGGTTAACGCTGCGGATTTACTCGGCCAGGTCACTGACCCAAATGGTGCGGCACTGGCCGGTGTCAAAGTCACGCTCCGCAATCCTCAAACCGGGTACACCCGTGAAACCACGTCGAAAGAAGACGGCACCTATCAGTTTTTGGCCGTACCTTCCGGCAAATATGAAATTGCCGCCGAAGCCGAGGGGTTTTCCAAGTATCTGAGTCAGGATATTTCCCTCACCATCGGTCAGGTGGCAAAATTTGAAGTTGTCATGCAGGTTGGCAACGTCACCGACGAAGTCATTACCGTCACGGCCACGCAACTGATTGAAACCGGTCGAACGTCAGTGGCCGAAACCATCAACCAGACCGCCATCAACAACTTACCGTCAAATGGCCGCAGCTATGTGAACTTCACGCTGCTCACCTCGACAACCACGCGTGACAACCAGCCGTCGCTGGGTCCGGCGCCGACCTCAGGGTTGAACTTCGGTGGTCAACGCGCGCGGGCCAACAACGTTTCAATTGACGGCGCCGATGCCACTGATAACGCCACCAACGGCGTGCGGGCCACGGTTTCACAAGAAGCCGTCCAGGAATTTCAGATTCAGACCAACAGTTATGCCGCCGAATTTGGTCGCGCCTCATCCGCCGTGATCAATATCGTGAGCAAGACCGGCAGTAATGACATTCACGGCAATGTCTTTGCCTTTTTGCGCGATCAATCAGTTTCAGCCCGAAACCCGTTTTCCCTTGATCCAGATTATCCGGCCACCCGGTTCCAGGGCGGGTTTACATTGGGCGGCCCCATCAAACGGGACCGTACCTTTTTCTTCCTTGCCTTTGAAGCCACTCAGCGTCAGGAAACGGGTTTCAACCAGATTGGGAATGACAATTTCGGGTTGTCGGCAGTATCCCCCGGTGATCTGGCGGCGGCGGTTGGGCCATTTCCGGCCCTGCTGACACCTGCTCAACAGGCATTTGTCCAAAACTCAGCCGTGCCGTTTGCCACGCGTGCGACCTATTTTGGTCTGGCGCGCGAAGCTTCAACCGTGGCGCTGACTGGCCGCACTCTGGCCGGGCTGCCAATATTCCCAGCCACGCGGGTGCCTCTTCCAGGGAGCTACGTGGCACTGCGCTCACTGCTGGGGAACTATCCGCAGTCGGAAAAGACCTATTTCCCGTCATTGCGCATTGATCATCGGTTTAACAACAATAACAATTTCTTTGTCCGGGGAAGTTTTACTTCAACAACCGTGACCGGGACACCGTCAAATGGTCAAAACCAGCCAACCGGGATCAATGCCCTCTCGCGCACCGGTTTTACCGGGTCGCGTGACTTCTCGTTGGTGGCTCAAAACGTGACCACCGGGGCGTCGTATGTGAACGAAGCCCGTTTCCAGTATGCCCGACGCGGGTTGAACTATGGTCCACAAGGCTCAACCGTTGCCGTTGAAGTCTCTGGATTTGCCTCATTTGGCCGTGAGCCGTTTTCGCCGGTGTTTCGAACCGAACAACGCTTCCAGGCCACCGACAATATGACCTTGATTCGAGGCGATCACACCATCAAGTTCGGAGTGGATTATAACCTCGTCAAAACAAACGCTTTGTTTGAAGTAAATTTCAGCGGTTTGTATTCGTTTAACAACCTGCTGGTGACCGATCCCTTGCTGGCCTCGCTGCAGTTCCCAGCCAACGCACCGCCGTTTTCACCAGTTCAATCCTATGGATTGGGTTTTCCTGAGTCGTTTGTTCAGTCGTTTGGCGACCCAACCAGCGTGTTTAACAACCCGGAAATCGGCGCGTTTGTCCAGGATAGCTGGAAAATTACGCCGCACCTGACGTTGAACTATGGGGTTCGATATGACGTGGAACTGACCGAGACCTTCCCCGCCGTAACCGAATTGAACCGACTCGCGGAAGATTACCTCAATATCCAGCAGGGATTGCCCCGTGATTATAACAACGTGGCCCCGCGCATCGCGATTTCGTGGGATCCATTCAAGGATGGAAAAACGGCCATCAAAGCCGCGTACGGGCTGTTTTATGGCCGGCCACTGTTGGGCGTGTCCTTCCTTTCAGACGTCAATGATGGGGCACAATCTCCATTCCTGGCCGTGCCGGGACTGGTTGGCGGCGTCAATTTGTTCCAGGGCGCTCAAATCACCCCTGGTCCGGGGCCCACAGTCCCAGGTTACTTGCAGGGGCAACAACGGTTTGATCCATTCAATCCGGCGTTGGGAAATCAGGCCACCTTGCTGCAGATTTCGCCGATTTTGCCGCAAACGCTGCACCTGTCCCGCAATTTCAAATATGACTATACCGGGCAGGCCAATCTTTCAGTTGAACGTCAGCTCACCTCCGACATCGGCCTGGGCGTGACCTACAGCTTTATCAAAGGCTCACAGTTGCTGCGTCCGCGAAACATCAATCAGGCCAACCAGGACTTGCTGTTCCAGTTCCGACGAGGTCTGGCTGGTGATCGTTCCAGTCCACTGTTTGCGCTGGCCCAGATTGTCGGTCCTGGCGGAGAGTTGATTTTCAATCAGTTCCGAGCCACGGGTCCAAACTTTGCCTTTGCCCAGGCTCAAGGCTTGCCCGAAGTGACGGTTCGCCAACTGGCAGCGGCGTTTGGATTGCCACAGGTGCCGGGGATGTTCATTCCGTTTTTCAACGTGAAGAACTATGAATCAAGCGGCAGTTCGGTCTACCACGCGCTGACGGTCAACGTCAACAAGCGCTTTTCCAACAACTTCCAGTTGCTGGGTTCCTACACATGGTCACATGCGATTGATGATTCAACTGATATTCAGACCCAGCAGGAACCACAGGATAACAGCAATCCGGGTCAGGATCGGTCAAATTCAAACTTTGACCAGCGCCACCGGTTTGTCTTTAACAGCGTGTTCCAATCGCCATTCAAGCGCAAGGATGGCGGGGCGTTAAACTACTTCCTGGCCGACTGGACGTTTTCACCGATTATTGAACTGTCTTCCGGTCGCCCATTCAACATTTTCACCAATGATGACCGGACATCGGTGAACAGCGCCAGCACCGCTCGACCAAACGTGGTGCCGCTCGGAACGGCAGGTTCCTTCCCGTCACCGGACGGTAAAGTTGGGCTGGCTCTGCCGCCATTGGGGTCAGTTGGAAATCTGGCCCGGAATTTCTATCGCACGCCGGGCTACGCCTCGGTTGATTTCCGGCTGGCGCGGAAATTCTTCCTGCCACCCAACGAACGCGCCAACATTGAGTTCATCTTCGAGGCGTTCAACGTGTTTAACCGAACCAATGTCAGCGAAGTGCTCTTTTTCTATGAACGCGCCGGACAGCCGTCCAACGCCTTTCCAGCCCGTCAGTTGCAGTTTGCGCTGAAGGTCAATTTTTAA